DNA from Mesorhizobium sp. DCY119:
TTCGAGACGATGGGCAATCTTTCTGACAAGGCAGGTCAGATCAATACACTGCTGCTTGGGAAGGGATTGAAGGCTGCCGAGGACCTCTATGGCCCGGAGCTTACTCAGAGGCTTGCCGAAGCGCGCTCTGGATGGGTTAACCTGAATGAGCAACTCAACGCCGCGAAAAGCTACCTGAACGTTAGTGGGATTAGTTCGAGCGACGCCGAGCACGCCATGGACGGCTGCGTACTCTCCATTCGACCGTTGATCCCGCTGGCAGACATCATCGCTGGCGCGCTCGAAGCATTGGCAACCGAATATCGCCGAACGGTGGGCAACCCCTTTGCCGATTAGCTTCCGAAGATTCTCAATGTTGACCTTGGTCATGGCTCAACCCTCCCTCGGCTCGATCGGCACGGGACCGCTGCCGTGCGGATTGAAGCCGTGTTCCGCATCCGATAGCTCCCGCTCCAGCCGGTCGACTTCCGCCTGCCAAAGCCGCATCTGCGCTTCGCGCCGACCGAAATTGTCGATCATGTCGGCACAGACAAGCTGCTGGCGGGCATGCTGCAGGCGGCGTTCCAGGTCTTCGATCCGTTCCATCGCCATCACCCCACCGCCGTTTCGAGTTCGGCCGGTTCGATGACGAAATCCTCGCCTTCGGAAGAAATCGTAACGCCGGCGATCTGACGGGCCGTGTCGGCATCGGCAAGCATGGCGTCCCGATTGATTTCCTCCTTCACGCGAAGGAACCGGCTCAGGCCGAGCCGCTTGCAGCCCTCGATGACAGCTTCCATGCCACGAATGCCGACCTTCGGCGGGCGCAGGCGCCAACTGATGCGCCCGGTGCCGAAATCATGAAACTTGACCTTGCCTTCATTGGTCAGGGAAAGGCGATTGACCTCGCAATAGGCCTGCATGCCCTCTTCAAGCTGCGCGAGTTCCT
Protein-coding regions in this window:
- a CDS encoding host-nuclease inhibitor Gam family protein, whose protein sequence is MAKAKAKAKALIRVPQSREDAVWTVGRIGTLRRDIAARKAAADEQIRTVGEMVEAALAPLAQELAQLEEGMQAYCEVNRLSLTNEGKVKFHDFGTGRISWRLRPPKVGIRGMEAVIEGCKRLGLSRFLRVKEEINRDAMLADADTARQIAGVTISSEGEDFVIEPAELETAVG